A window from Vulpes vulpes isolate BD-2025 chromosome 9, VulVul3, whole genome shotgun sequence encodes these proteins:
- the SSBP4 gene encoding single-stranded DNA-binding protein 4 isoform X5: MYAKGGKGSAVPSDSQAREKLALYVYEYLLHVGAQKSAQTFLSEIRWEKNITLGEPPGFLHSWWCVFWDLYCAAPDRREACEHSNEAKAFQDYSAVAAPSPVMGSMAPNDAMAAGPMAPGFFQPFMSPRFPGGPRPTLRMPSQPPVGLPGSQPLLPGTMEPSPRAQGHPSMGPMQRVTPPRGMASVGPQVRAGSRRGGARQGLPPTPWLALTALLLFQSYGGGMRPPPNSLAGPGLPTMNMGPGVRGPWASPSGNSIPYSSSSPGSYSGPPGGGGPPGTPIMPSPGDSTNSSENMYTIMNPIGPGAGRANFPLGPGPEGPMAAMSAMEPHHVNGSLGSGDMDGLPKSSPGAVAGLSNAPGTPRDDGEMAAAGTFLHPFPSESYSPGMTMSV; the protein is encoded by the exons ATGTACGCCAAGGGGGGCAAGGGCTCGGCCGTGCCCTCCGACAGCCAGGCCCGCGAGAA gtTGGCGCTCTATGTGTACGAGTACCTGCTGCACGTCGGTGCCCAGAAGTCAGCCCAGACCTTTCTGTCTGAG ATCCGATGGGAGAAGAACATTACGCTGGGGGAGCCCCCAGGCTTCCTGCATTCCTGGTGGTG CGTGTTCTGGGACTTGTACTGTGCAGCACCCGACCGCAGAGAGGCGTGTGAGCACTCAAATGAGGCCAAGGCCTTCCAGGACTAC AGCGCTGTAGCGGCTCCCAGTCCTGTGATGGGGAGCATGGCCCCCAATGACGCAATGGCAGCGGGCCCCATGGCACCCGGATTCTTCCAG CCCTTCATGTCACCGCGGTTCCCAGGGGGCCCCCGGCCCACCCTGCGGATGCCGAGTCAG CCTCCTGTGGGcctccctggctcccagcccctcctccctggcaCCATGGAACCCTCCCCGCGAGCTCAGG GGCATCCAAGTATGGGCCCGATGCAGAGAGTGACACCTCCACGGGGCATGGCCAGCGTTGGACCCCAGGTGAGGGCTGGGTCCAGGAGAGGAGGTGCACGTCAGGGGCTTCCCCCAACACCTTGGCTTGCACTCACAGCCCTTTTGCTTTTCCAGAGTTATGGAGGTGGCATGCGGCCCCCACCCAACTCCCTCGCTGGCCCAGGCCTGCCCACCATGAACAT GGGCCCTGGAGTGCGAGGCCCGTGGGCCAGCCCCAGTGGAAACTCG ATTCcctattcctcctcctcccccggcAGCTACTCG GGACCCCCAGGAGGAGGTGGGCCCCCTGGAACACCCATCATGCCCAGTCCTGGAG ACTCTACCAACTCCAGCGAGAACATGTACACTATCATGAACCCCATTGGCCCGGGGGCCGGCAGGGCTAAT TTCCCGCTCGGTCCTGGTCCGGAGGGCCCCATGGCGGCCATGAGTGCGATGGAGCCTCACCATGTGAATGGATCCCTGG GCTCGGGCGATATGGACGGGTTGCCGAAG AGCTCCCCCGGCGCTGTGGCCGGCCTGAGCAACGCCCCGGGCACCCCGCGGGACGACGGTGAGATGGCGGCCGCCGGGACCTTCCTGCACCCGTTCCCGAGCGAAAGC TACTCGCCCGGGATGACCATGAGCGTGTGA
- the SSBP4 gene encoding single-stranded DNA-binding protein 4 isoform X4 — MYAKGGKGSAVPSDSQAREKLALYVYEYLLHVGAQKSAQTFLSEIRWEKNITLGEPPGFLHSWWCVFWDLYCAAPDRREACEHSNEAKAFQDYSAVAAPSPVMGSMAPNDAMAAGPMAPGFFQGPLGSQQPPHNPNAPMMGPHVQPPVGLPGSQPLLPGTMEPSPRAQGHPSMGPMQRVTPPRGMASVGPQVRAGSRRGGARQGLPPTPWLALTALLLFQSYGGGMRPPPNSLAGPGLPTMNMGPGVRGPWASPSGNSIPYSSSSPGSYSGPPGGGGPPGTPIMPSPGDSTNSSENMYTIMNPIGPGAGRANFPLGPGPEGPMAAMSAMEPHHVNGSLGSGDMDGLPKSSPGAVAGLSNAPGTPRDDGEMAAAGTFLHPFPSESYSPGMTMSV, encoded by the exons ATGTACGCCAAGGGGGGCAAGGGCTCGGCCGTGCCCTCCGACAGCCAGGCCCGCGAGAA gtTGGCGCTCTATGTGTACGAGTACCTGCTGCACGTCGGTGCCCAGAAGTCAGCCCAGACCTTTCTGTCTGAG ATCCGATGGGAGAAGAACATTACGCTGGGGGAGCCCCCAGGCTTCCTGCATTCCTGGTGGTG CGTGTTCTGGGACTTGTACTGTGCAGCACCCGACCGCAGAGAGGCGTGTGAGCACTCAAATGAGGCCAAGGCCTTCCAGGACTAC AGCGCTGTAGCGGCTCCCAGTCCTGTGATGGGGAGCATGGCCCCCAATGACGCAATGGCAGCGGGCCCCATGGCACCCGGATTCTTCCAG GGCCCCCTCGGCTCCCAGCAGCCCCCCCACAACCCCAACGCCCCCATGATGGGGCCTCATGTTCAG CCTCCTGTGGGcctccctggctcccagcccctcctccctggcaCCATGGAACCCTCCCCGCGAGCTCAGG GGCATCCAAGTATGGGCCCGATGCAGAGAGTGACACCTCCACGGGGCATGGCCAGCGTTGGACCCCAGGTGAGGGCTGGGTCCAGGAGAGGAGGTGCACGTCAGGGGCTTCCCCCAACACCTTGGCTTGCACTCACAGCCCTTTTGCTTTTCCAGAGTTATGGAGGTGGCATGCGGCCCCCACCCAACTCCCTCGCTGGCCCAGGCCTGCCCACCATGAACAT GGGCCCTGGAGTGCGAGGCCCGTGGGCCAGCCCCAGTGGAAACTCG ATTCcctattcctcctcctcccccggcAGCTACTCG GGACCCCCAGGAGGAGGTGGGCCCCCTGGAACACCCATCATGCCCAGTCCTGGAG ACTCTACCAACTCCAGCGAGAACATGTACACTATCATGAACCCCATTGGCCCGGGGGCCGGCAGGGCTAAT TTCCCGCTCGGTCCTGGTCCGGAGGGCCCCATGGCGGCCATGAGTGCGATGGAGCCTCACCATGTGAATGGATCCCTGG GCTCGGGCGATATGGACGGGTTGCCGAAG AGCTCCCCCGGCGCTGTGGCCGGCCTGAGCAACGCCCCGGGCACCCCGCGGGACGACGGTGAGATGGCGGCCGCCGGGACCTTCCTGCACCCGTTCCCGAGCGAAAGC TACTCGCCCGGGATGACCATGAGCGTGTGA
- the SSBP4 gene encoding single-stranded DNA-binding protein 4 isoform X8, producing the protein MPAVPARGSGRLALYVYEYLLHVGAQKSAQTFLSEIRWEKNITLGEPPGFLHSWWCVFWDLYCAAPDRREACEHSNEAKAFQDYSAVAAPSPVMGSMAPNDAMAAGPMAPGFFQGPLGSQQPPHNPNAPMMGPHVQPFMSPRFPGGPRPTLRMPSQPPVGLPGSQPLLPGTMEPSPRAQGHPSMGPMQRVTPPRGMASVGPQSYGGGMRPPPNSLAGPGLPTMNMGPGVRGPWASPSGNSIPYSSSSPGSYSGPPGGGGPPGTPIMPSPGDSTNSSENMYTIMNPIGPGAGRANFPLGPGPEGPMAAMSAMEPHHVNGSLGSGDMDGLPKSSPGAVAGLSNAPGTPRDDGEMAAAGTFLHPFPSESYSPGMTMSV; encoded by the exons ATGCCCGCGGTGCCCGCGCGGGGCTCGGGGCG gtTGGCGCTCTATGTGTACGAGTACCTGCTGCACGTCGGTGCCCAGAAGTCAGCCCAGACCTTTCTGTCTGAG ATCCGATGGGAGAAGAACATTACGCTGGGGGAGCCCCCAGGCTTCCTGCATTCCTGGTGGTG CGTGTTCTGGGACTTGTACTGTGCAGCACCCGACCGCAGAGAGGCGTGTGAGCACTCAAATGAGGCCAAGGCCTTCCAGGACTAC AGCGCTGTAGCGGCTCCCAGTCCTGTGATGGGGAGCATGGCCCCCAATGACGCAATGGCAGCGGGCCCCATGGCACCCGGATTCTTCCAG GGCCCCCTCGGCTCCCAGCAGCCCCCCCACAACCCCAACGCCCCCATGATGGGGCCTCATGTTCAG CCCTTCATGTCACCGCGGTTCCCAGGGGGCCCCCGGCCCACCCTGCGGATGCCGAGTCAG CCTCCTGTGGGcctccctggctcccagcccctcctccctggcaCCATGGAACCCTCCCCGCGAGCTCAGG GGCATCCAAGTATGGGCCCGATGCAGAGAGTGACACCTCCACGGGGCATGGCCAGCGTTGGACCCCAG AGTTATGGAGGTGGCATGCGGCCCCCACCCAACTCCCTCGCTGGCCCAGGCCTGCCCACCATGAACAT GGGCCCTGGAGTGCGAGGCCCGTGGGCCAGCCCCAGTGGAAACTCG ATTCcctattcctcctcctcccccggcAGCTACTCG GGACCCCCAGGAGGAGGTGGGCCCCCTGGAACACCCATCATGCCCAGTCCTGGAG ACTCTACCAACTCCAGCGAGAACATGTACACTATCATGAACCCCATTGGCCCGGGGGCCGGCAGGGCTAAT TTCCCGCTCGGTCCTGGTCCGGAGGGCCCCATGGCGGCCATGAGTGCGATGGAGCCTCACCATGTGAATGGATCCCTGG GCTCGGGCGATATGGACGGGTTGCCGAAG AGCTCCCCCGGCGCTGTGGCCGGCCTGAGCAACGCCCCGGGCACCCCGCGGGACGACGGTGAGATGGCGGCCGCCGGGACCTTCCTGCACCCGTTCCCGAGCGAAAGC TACTCGCCCGGGATGACCATGAGCGTGTGA
- the SSBP4 gene encoding single-stranded DNA-binding protein 4 isoform X11 → MPAVPARGSGRLALYVYEYLLHVGAQKSAQTFLSEIRWEKNITLGEPPGFLHSWWCVFWDLYCAAPDRREACEHSNEAKAFQDYSAVAAPSPVMGSMAPNDAMAAGPMAPGFFQGPLGSQQPPHNPNAPMMGPHVQPFMSPRFPGGPRPTLRMPSQPPVGLPGSQPLLPGTMEPSPRAQGHPSMGPMQRVTPPRGMASVGPQVRAGSRRGGARQGLPPTPWLALTALLLFQSYGGGMRPPPNSLAGPGLPTMNMGPGVRGPWASPSGNSIPYSSSSPGSYSGPPGGGGPPGTPIMPSPGDSTNSSENMYTIMNPIGPGAGRANFPLGPGPEGPMAAMSAMEPHHVNGSLGSGDMDGLPKSSPGAVAGLSNAPGTPRDDGEMAAAGTFLHPFPSESYSPGMTMSV, encoded by the exons ATGCCCGCGGTGCCCGCGCGGGGCTCGGGGCG gtTGGCGCTCTATGTGTACGAGTACCTGCTGCACGTCGGTGCCCAGAAGTCAGCCCAGACCTTTCTGTCTGAG ATCCGATGGGAGAAGAACATTACGCTGGGGGAGCCCCCAGGCTTCCTGCATTCCTGGTGGTG CGTGTTCTGGGACTTGTACTGTGCAGCACCCGACCGCAGAGAGGCGTGTGAGCACTCAAATGAGGCCAAGGCCTTCCAGGACTAC AGCGCTGTAGCGGCTCCCAGTCCTGTGATGGGGAGCATGGCCCCCAATGACGCAATGGCAGCGGGCCCCATGGCACCCGGATTCTTCCAG GGCCCCCTCGGCTCCCAGCAGCCCCCCCACAACCCCAACGCCCCCATGATGGGGCCTCATGTTCAG CCCTTCATGTCACCGCGGTTCCCAGGGGGCCCCCGGCCCACCCTGCGGATGCCGAGTCAG CCTCCTGTGGGcctccctggctcccagcccctcctccctggcaCCATGGAACCCTCCCCGCGAGCTCAGG GGCATCCAAGTATGGGCCCGATGCAGAGAGTGACACCTCCACGGGGCATGGCCAGCGTTGGACCCCAGGTGAGGGCTGGGTCCAGGAGAGGAGGTGCACGTCAGGGGCTTCCCCCAACACCTTGGCTTGCACTCACAGCCCTTTTGCTTTTCCAGAGTTATGGAGGTGGCATGCGGCCCCCACCCAACTCCCTCGCTGGCCCAGGCCTGCCCACCATGAACAT GGGCCCTGGAGTGCGAGGCCCGTGGGCCAGCCCCAGTGGAAACTCG ATTCcctattcctcctcctcccccggcAGCTACTCG GGACCCCCAGGAGGAGGTGGGCCCCCTGGAACACCCATCATGCCCAGTCCTGGAG ACTCTACCAACTCCAGCGAGAACATGTACACTATCATGAACCCCATTGGCCCGGGGGCCGGCAGGGCTAAT TTCCCGCTCGGTCCTGGTCCGGAGGGCCCCATGGCGGCCATGAGTGCGATGGAGCCTCACCATGTGAATGGATCCCTGG GCTCGGGCGATATGGACGGGTTGCCGAAG AGCTCCCCCGGCGCTGTGGCCGGCCTGAGCAACGCCCCGGGCACCCCGCGGGACGACGGTGAGATGGCGGCCGCCGGGACCTTCCTGCACCCGTTCCCGAGCGAAAGC TACTCGCCCGGGATGACCATGAGCGTGTGA
- the SSBP4 gene encoding single-stranded DNA-binding protein 4 isoform X7, with protein MYAKGGKGSAVPSDSQAREKLALYVYEYLLHVGAQKSAQTFLSEIRWEKNITLGEPPGFLHSWWCVFWDLYCAAPDRREACEHSNEAKAFQDYSAVAAPSPVMGSMAPNDAMAAGPMAPGFFQGPLGSQQPPHNPNAPMMGPHVQPFMSPRFPGGPRPTLRMPSQPPVGLPGSQPLLPGTMEPSPRAQGHPSMGPMQRVTPPRGMASVGPQSYGGGMRPPPNSLAGPGLPTMNMGPGVRGPWASPSGNSIPYSSSSPGSYSGPPGGGGPPGTPIMPSPGDSTNSSENMYTIMNPIGPGAGRANFPLGPGPEGPMAAMSAMEPHHVNGSLGSGDMDGLPKSSPGAVAGLSNAPGTPRDDGEMAAAGTFLHPFPSESYSPGMTMSV; from the exons ATGTACGCCAAGGGGGGCAAGGGCTCGGCCGTGCCCTCCGACAGCCAGGCCCGCGAGAA gtTGGCGCTCTATGTGTACGAGTACCTGCTGCACGTCGGTGCCCAGAAGTCAGCCCAGACCTTTCTGTCTGAG ATCCGATGGGAGAAGAACATTACGCTGGGGGAGCCCCCAGGCTTCCTGCATTCCTGGTGGTG CGTGTTCTGGGACTTGTACTGTGCAGCACCCGACCGCAGAGAGGCGTGTGAGCACTCAAATGAGGCCAAGGCCTTCCAGGACTAC AGCGCTGTAGCGGCTCCCAGTCCTGTGATGGGGAGCATGGCCCCCAATGACGCAATGGCAGCGGGCCCCATGGCACCCGGATTCTTCCAG GGCCCCCTCGGCTCCCAGCAGCCCCCCCACAACCCCAACGCCCCCATGATGGGGCCTCATGTTCAG CCCTTCATGTCACCGCGGTTCCCAGGGGGCCCCCGGCCCACCCTGCGGATGCCGAGTCAG CCTCCTGTGGGcctccctggctcccagcccctcctccctggcaCCATGGAACCCTCCCCGCGAGCTCAGG GGCATCCAAGTATGGGCCCGATGCAGAGAGTGACACCTCCACGGGGCATGGCCAGCGTTGGACCCCAG AGTTATGGAGGTGGCATGCGGCCCCCACCCAACTCCCTCGCTGGCCCAGGCCTGCCCACCATGAACAT GGGCCCTGGAGTGCGAGGCCCGTGGGCCAGCCCCAGTGGAAACTCG ATTCcctattcctcctcctcccccggcAGCTACTCG GGACCCCCAGGAGGAGGTGGGCCCCCTGGAACACCCATCATGCCCAGTCCTGGAG ACTCTACCAACTCCAGCGAGAACATGTACACTATCATGAACCCCATTGGCCCGGGGGCCGGCAGGGCTAAT TTCCCGCTCGGTCCTGGTCCGGAGGGCCCCATGGCGGCCATGAGTGCGATGGAGCCTCACCATGTGAATGGATCCCTGG GCTCGGGCGATATGGACGGGTTGCCGAAG AGCTCCCCCGGCGCTGTGGCCGGCCTGAGCAACGCCCCGGGCACCCCGCGGGACGACGGTGAGATGGCGGCCGCCGGGACCTTCCTGCACCCGTTCCCGAGCGAAAGC TACTCGCCCGGGATGACCATGAGCGTGTGA
- the SSBP4 gene encoding single-stranded DNA-binding protein 4 isoform X6 → MYAKGGKGSAVPSDSQAREKLALYVYEYLLHVGAQKSAQTFLSEIRWEKNITLGEPPGFLHSWWCVFWDLYCAAPDRREACEHSNEAKAFQDYSAVAAPSPVMGSMAPNDAMAAGPMAPGFFQPFMSPRFPGGPRPTLRMPSQPPVGLPGSQPLLPGTMEPSPRAQGHPSMGPMQRVTPPRGMASVGPQSYGGGMRPPPNSLAGPGLPTMNMGPGVRGPWASPSGNSIPYSSSSPGSYSGPPGGGGPPGTPIMPSPGDSTNSSENMYTIMNPIGPGAGRANFPLGPGPEGPMAAMSAMEPHHVNGSLGSGDMDGLPKSSPGAVAGLSNAPGTPRDDGEMAAAGTFLHPFPSESVSDCVDSPPAAASGRRGLAGRPRRGGRGARARP, encoded by the exons ATGTACGCCAAGGGGGGCAAGGGCTCGGCCGTGCCCTCCGACAGCCAGGCCCGCGAGAA gtTGGCGCTCTATGTGTACGAGTACCTGCTGCACGTCGGTGCCCAGAAGTCAGCCCAGACCTTTCTGTCTGAG ATCCGATGGGAGAAGAACATTACGCTGGGGGAGCCCCCAGGCTTCCTGCATTCCTGGTGGTG CGTGTTCTGGGACTTGTACTGTGCAGCACCCGACCGCAGAGAGGCGTGTGAGCACTCAAATGAGGCCAAGGCCTTCCAGGACTAC AGCGCTGTAGCGGCTCCCAGTCCTGTGATGGGGAGCATGGCCCCCAATGACGCAATGGCAGCGGGCCCCATGGCACCCGGATTCTTCCAG CCCTTCATGTCACCGCGGTTCCCAGGGGGCCCCCGGCCCACCCTGCGGATGCCGAGTCAG CCTCCTGTGGGcctccctggctcccagcccctcctccctggcaCCATGGAACCCTCCCCGCGAGCTCAGG GGCATCCAAGTATGGGCCCGATGCAGAGAGTGACACCTCCACGGGGCATGGCCAGCGTTGGACCCCAG AGTTATGGAGGTGGCATGCGGCCCCCACCCAACTCCCTCGCTGGCCCAGGCCTGCCCACCATGAACAT GGGCCCTGGAGTGCGAGGCCCGTGGGCCAGCCCCAGTGGAAACTCG ATTCcctattcctcctcctcccccggcAGCTACTCG GGACCCCCAGGAGGAGGTGGGCCCCCTGGAACACCCATCATGCCCAGTCCTGGAG ACTCTACCAACTCCAGCGAGAACATGTACACTATCATGAACCCCATTGGCCCGGGGGCCGGCAGGGCTAAT TTCCCGCTCGGTCCTGGTCCGGAGGGCCCCATGGCGGCCATGAGTGCGATGGAGCCTCACCATGTGAATGGATCCCTGG GCTCGGGCGATATGGACGGGTTGCCGAAG AGCTCCCCCGGCGCTGTGGCCGGCCTGAGCAACGCCCCGGGCACCCCGCGGGACGACGGTGAGATGGCGGCCGCCGGGACCTTCCTGCACCCGTTCCCGAGCGAAAGCGTAAGCGACTGCGTCGACTCCCCCCCCGCGGCGGCGTCGGGCCGGAGGGGCCTGGCGGGCAGGCCccggcggggcggccggggggcCAGAGCAAGACCGTGA
- the SSBP4 gene encoding single-stranded DNA-binding protein 4 isoform X9, translated as MYAKGGKGSAVPSDSQAREKLALYVYEYLLHVGAQKSAQTFLSEIRWEKNITLGEPPGFLHSWWCVFWDLYCAAPDRREACEHSNEAKAFQDYSAVAAPSPVMGSMAPNDAMAAGPMAPGFFQGPLGSQQPPHNPNAPMMGPHVQPPVGLPGSQPLLPGTMEPSPRAQGHPSMGPMQRVTPPRGMASVGPQSYGGGMRPPPNSLAGPGLPTMNMGPGVRGPWASPSGNSIPYSSSSPGSYSGPPGGGGPPGTPIMPSPGDSTNSSENMYTIMNPIGPGAGRANFPLGPGPEGPMAAMSAMEPHHVNGSLGSGDMDGLPKSSPGAVAGLSNAPGTPRDDGEMAAAGTFLHPFPSESYSPGMTMSV; from the exons ATGTACGCCAAGGGGGGCAAGGGCTCGGCCGTGCCCTCCGACAGCCAGGCCCGCGAGAA gtTGGCGCTCTATGTGTACGAGTACCTGCTGCACGTCGGTGCCCAGAAGTCAGCCCAGACCTTTCTGTCTGAG ATCCGATGGGAGAAGAACATTACGCTGGGGGAGCCCCCAGGCTTCCTGCATTCCTGGTGGTG CGTGTTCTGGGACTTGTACTGTGCAGCACCCGACCGCAGAGAGGCGTGTGAGCACTCAAATGAGGCCAAGGCCTTCCAGGACTAC AGCGCTGTAGCGGCTCCCAGTCCTGTGATGGGGAGCATGGCCCCCAATGACGCAATGGCAGCGGGCCCCATGGCACCCGGATTCTTCCAG GGCCCCCTCGGCTCCCAGCAGCCCCCCCACAACCCCAACGCCCCCATGATGGGGCCTCATGTTCAG CCTCCTGTGGGcctccctggctcccagcccctcctccctggcaCCATGGAACCCTCCCCGCGAGCTCAGG GGCATCCAAGTATGGGCCCGATGCAGAGAGTGACACCTCCACGGGGCATGGCCAGCGTTGGACCCCAG AGTTATGGAGGTGGCATGCGGCCCCCACCCAACTCCCTCGCTGGCCCAGGCCTGCCCACCATGAACAT GGGCCCTGGAGTGCGAGGCCCGTGGGCCAGCCCCAGTGGAAACTCG ATTCcctattcctcctcctcccccggcAGCTACTCG GGACCCCCAGGAGGAGGTGGGCCCCCTGGAACACCCATCATGCCCAGTCCTGGAG ACTCTACCAACTCCAGCGAGAACATGTACACTATCATGAACCCCATTGGCCCGGGGGCCGGCAGGGCTAAT TTCCCGCTCGGTCCTGGTCCGGAGGGCCCCATGGCGGCCATGAGTGCGATGGAGCCTCACCATGTGAATGGATCCCTGG GCTCGGGCGATATGGACGGGTTGCCGAAG AGCTCCCCCGGCGCTGTGGCCGGCCTGAGCAACGCCCCGGGCACCCCGCGGGACGACGGTGAGATGGCGGCCGCCGGGACCTTCCTGCACCCGTTCCCGAGCGAAAGC TACTCGCCCGGGATGACCATGAGCGTGTGA
- the SSBP4 gene encoding single-stranded DNA-binding protein 4 isoform X10, translating to MYAKGGKGSAVPSDSQAREKLALYVYEYLLHVGAQKSAQTFLSEIRWEKNITLGEPPGFLHSWWCVFWDLYCAAPDRREACEHSNEAKAFQDYSAVAAPSPVMGSMAPNDAMAAGPMAPGFFQPFMSPRFPGGPRPTLRMPSQPPVGLPGSQPLLPGTMEPSPRAQGHPSMGPMQRVTPPRGMASVGPQSYGGGMRPPPNSLAGPGLPTMNMGPGVRGPWASPSGNSIPYSSSSPGSYSGPPGGGGPPGTPIMPSPGDSTNSSENMYTIMNPIGPGAGRANFPLGPGPEGPMAAMSAMEPHHVNGSLGSGDMDGLPKSSPGAVAGLSNAPGTPRDDGEMAAAGTFLHPFPSESYSPGMTMSV from the exons ATGTACGCCAAGGGGGGCAAGGGCTCGGCCGTGCCCTCCGACAGCCAGGCCCGCGAGAA gtTGGCGCTCTATGTGTACGAGTACCTGCTGCACGTCGGTGCCCAGAAGTCAGCCCAGACCTTTCTGTCTGAG ATCCGATGGGAGAAGAACATTACGCTGGGGGAGCCCCCAGGCTTCCTGCATTCCTGGTGGTG CGTGTTCTGGGACTTGTACTGTGCAGCACCCGACCGCAGAGAGGCGTGTGAGCACTCAAATGAGGCCAAGGCCTTCCAGGACTAC AGCGCTGTAGCGGCTCCCAGTCCTGTGATGGGGAGCATGGCCCCCAATGACGCAATGGCAGCGGGCCCCATGGCACCCGGATTCTTCCAG CCCTTCATGTCACCGCGGTTCCCAGGGGGCCCCCGGCCCACCCTGCGGATGCCGAGTCAG CCTCCTGTGGGcctccctggctcccagcccctcctccctggcaCCATGGAACCCTCCCCGCGAGCTCAGG GGCATCCAAGTATGGGCCCGATGCAGAGAGTGACACCTCCACGGGGCATGGCCAGCGTTGGACCCCAG AGTTATGGAGGTGGCATGCGGCCCCCACCCAACTCCCTCGCTGGCCCAGGCCTGCCCACCATGAACAT GGGCCCTGGAGTGCGAGGCCCGTGGGCCAGCCCCAGTGGAAACTCG ATTCcctattcctcctcctcccccggcAGCTACTCG GGACCCCCAGGAGGAGGTGGGCCCCCTGGAACACCCATCATGCCCAGTCCTGGAG ACTCTACCAACTCCAGCGAGAACATGTACACTATCATGAACCCCATTGGCCCGGGGGCCGGCAGGGCTAAT TTCCCGCTCGGTCCTGGTCCGGAGGGCCCCATGGCGGCCATGAGTGCGATGGAGCCTCACCATGTGAATGGATCCCTGG GCTCGGGCGATATGGACGGGTTGCCGAAG AGCTCCCCCGGCGCTGTGGCCGGCCTGAGCAACGCCCCGGGCACCCCGCGGGACGACGGTGAGATGGCGGCCGCCGGGACCTTCCTGCACCCGTTCCCGAGCGAAAGC TACTCGCCCGGGATGACCATGAGCGTGTGA
- the SSBP4 gene encoding single-stranded DNA-binding protein 4 isoform X2 has translation MYAKGGKGSAVPSDSQAREKLALYVYEYLLHVGAQKSAQTFLSEIRWEKNITLGEPPGFLHSWWCVFWDLYCAAPDRREACEHSNEAKAFQDYSAVAAPSPVMGSMAPNDAMAAGPMAPGFFQGPLGSQQPPHNPNAPMMGPHVQPFMSPRFPGGPRPTLRMPSQPPVGLPGSQPLLPGTMEPSPRAQGHPSMGPMQRVTPPRGMASVGPQVRAGSRRGGARQGLPPTPWLALTALLLFQSYGGGMRPPPNSLAGPGLPTMNMGPGVRGPWASPSGNSIPYSSSSPGSYSGPPGGGGPPGTPIMPSPGDSTNSSENMYTIMNPIGPGAGRANFPLGPGPEGPMAAMSAMEPHHVNGSLGSGDMDGLPKSSPGAVAGLSNAPGTPRDDGEMAAAGTFLHPFPSESYSPGMTMSV, from the exons ATGTACGCCAAGGGGGGCAAGGGCTCGGCCGTGCCCTCCGACAGCCAGGCCCGCGAGAA gtTGGCGCTCTATGTGTACGAGTACCTGCTGCACGTCGGTGCCCAGAAGTCAGCCCAGACCTTTCTGTCTGAG ATCCGATGGGAGAAGAACATTACGCTGGGGGAGCCCCCAGGCTTCCTGCATTCCTGGTGGTG CGTGTTCTGGGACTTGTACTGTGCAGCACCCGACCGCAGAGAGGCGTGTGAGCACTCAAATGAGGCCAAGGCCTTCCAGGACTAC AGCGCTGTAGCGGCTCCCAGTCCTGTGATGGGGAGCATGGCCCCCAATGACGCAATGGCAGCGGGCCCCATGGCACCCGGATTCTTCCAG GGCCCCCTCGGCTCCCAGCAGCCCCCCCACAACCCCAACGCCCCCATGATGGGGCCTCATGTTCAG CCCTTCATGTCACCGCGGTTCCCAGGGGGCCCCCGGCCCACCCTGCGGATGCCGAGTCAG CCTCCTGTGGGcctccctggctcccagcccctcctccctggcaCCATGGAACCCTCCCCGCGAGCTCAGG GGCATCCAAGTATGGGCCCGATGCAGAGAGTGACACCTCCACGGGGCATGGCCAGCGTTGGACCCCAGGTGAGGGCTGGGTCCAGGAGAGGAGGTGCACGTCAGGGGCTTCCCCCAACACCTTGGCTTGCACTCACAGCCCTTTTGCTTTTCCAGAGTTATGGAGGTGGCATGCGGCCCCCACCCAACTCCCTCGCTGGCCCAGGCCTGCCCACCATGAACAT GGGCCCTGGAGTGCGAGGCCCGTGGGCCAGCCCCAGTGGAAACTCG ATTCcctattcctcctcctcccccggcAGCTACTCG GGACCCCCAGGAGGAGGTGGGCCCCCTGGAACACCCATCATGCCCAGTCCTGGAG ACTCTACCAACTCCAGCGAGAACATGTACACTATCATGAACCCCATTGGCCCGGGGGCCGGCAGGGCTAAT TTCCCGCTCGGTCCTGGTCCGGAGGGCCCCATGGCGGCCATGAGTGCGATGGAGCCTCACCATGTGAATGGATCCCTGG GCTCGGGCGATATGGACGGGTTGCCGAAG AGCTCCCCCGGCGCTGTGGCCGGCCTGAGCAACGCCCCGGGCACCCCGCGGGACGACGGTGAGATGGCGGCCGCCGGGACCTTCCTGCACCCGTTCCCGAGCGAAAGC TACTCGCCCGGGATGACCATGAGCGTGTGA